A stretch of DNA from Clostridium sp. JN-9:
GAATTGCCATACTTTCAATTTCTTTCCCCATATTCTGTATATAAAACTCATTTGGAGTTTTGTATTTAAGGCTTGAGTGAAGCCTCCTAGTGTTGTATCTTTTCATAAACCTTGCTACTTCTGCATATGCATCCTTGTAACTATCAAATTCATATATACCTATGCATTCATCTTCAAAGATCCTGTGGAAAGACTCAATATGAGCATTTTTATTGGGAGTTCTGCTTGGAATCCTTTCATGATAAATGTTTATATCTTTACAGCTTCCTTCAAATATATTACTGATAAACTGTGGGCCATTATCAGTCCTAATGACTGGCTTGCCTTCACTGTCAAGCAGATCTCTCCTAATCAGGCAGCGTCTTATTAAGCTTGCTGCATCTGAGCCTGTACATCTATAGCCCATGTAATAATCGATTATGGATCTATCAAAAACATCTATTACTGACAATACAAAGAAAAACTTATCTTCACCAATAATATAACCATATTTGATGTCTGCCTCCCAGAGTTCGTTTGACTTTTTAACTATCCTATTGACTGATATTGAGCTTTTAACATGAGGCTTGATAACTCTTTGTTTCTTGAGTATATTGAGTTCTTTACACAGCCTGTACACCTTCTTATGATTAATAATCAGGTTGTATTCTTTCATCAAATCGTGGGTAATTTTATGATAGCCATAGAAGAAAGCATCACCCTGGATTAGCTCCATAATGTTGTCTTTAATCTCTTCATCACATATCTTTTTACCACTTGTTGTAATAGAATATCCTACAATAGGTCTTCCAACATTCTCTGGCTTCACCTTAACTTTATTTTCACTTGAGACATGATAGTAATATGTAGATCGGCTTAAACCAGCGTATTTCAGCACTAACGTTATTTT
This window harbors:
- a CDS encoding IS3 family transposase — protein: MKKKELSIDDRFQVARHYIRQGYKITLVLKYAGLSRSTYYYHVSSENKVKVKPENVGRPIVGYSITTSGKKICDEEIKDNIMELIQGDAFFYGYHKITHDLMKEYNLIINHKKVYRLCKELNILKKQRVIKPHVKSSISVNRIVKKSNELWEADIKYGYIIGEDKFFFVLSVIDVFDRSIIDYYMGYRCTGSDAASLIRRCLIRRDLLDSEGKPVIRTDNGPQFISNIFEGSCKDINIYHERIPSRTPNKNAHIESFHRIFEDECIGIYEFDSYKDAYAEVARFMKRYNTRRLHSSLKYKTPNEFYIQNMGKEIESMAIHL